From a single Armatimonadia bacterium genomic region:
- a CDS encoding ATP-dependent RecD-like DNA helicase, which produces MDDSSETQETLDGVIERLTFHAPDTGWTVARLAVAGRREPVPVVGSMLSPEVGESVRLFGSWQTHDVYGRQFKFERYQLVRPATAAGIRAYLAGGLVEGIGPKLAEALVKHFKDRTLDILDHQPGRLREVPGIGPTRARALQDAWARHQGIHRVMVFLHEHGVGSTLASRLWARYGDQSVEVLERHPYQLAREIRGIGFLTADRIARSVGISEEDPARVEAGLLHSLASANDYGHLYLPRPTLLQHAQKLLDLPDQVVEIGLERLVKSEEAVLESYGEEQAVWLPRFLNAEEEVAGRLRALTEITPAGTPTREQLGSWLGRRELMGETELSEEQAEAVLGALGTGVCVITGGPGTGKTTVTRALVDACQSLGRSVALASPTGRAAKRLEQLAGHPASTIHRLLAYDPYKHGFKHGPSEPLRAAVVIIDEASMLDVMLAKDVLRALRPGAQLVLIGDADQLPSVGPGNVMRDLVGSQAVPVYRLTRIYRQAEGSTIIRSAHLLNEGESPRFPTREEWVRNRSDCVLLEEEDVEAAAERVLRTVTDSLPRLGFKPHEIQVIAPLHRGPVGVSALNLRLQEALNPPGRGKPEVRRGDYTFRQADRVLQTVNNYDKGVYNGDIGVIVSIRPADRRLTVEYDLGPVEYDFGELDELDPAYALTVHKSQGSEYPAVVMVIHSTHYIMLQRNLLYTALTRAQRMACIVGNQRGVWRAISNVSERERFTRLAPRLRGELPSLQDSPA; this is translated from the coding sequence ATGGACGATTCCTCTGAGACCCAGGAGACCCTGGACGGCGTCATCGAGCGCCTCACCTTCCACGCGCCGGACACGGGCTGGACCGTGGCCCGGCTGGCTGTGGCTGGACGCCGCGAGCCGGTGCCCGTCGTCGGGAGCATGCTCAGCCCCGAGGTCGGCGAATCGGTCCGTCTCTTCGGCTCGTGGCAGACCCACGACGTCTACGGGCGGCAGTTCAAGTTCGAGCGCTACCAACTCGTTCGCCCGGCGACGGCTGCTGGAATCCGCGCCTATCTGGCGGGCGGACTGGTGGAGGGCATTGGCCCGAAACTGGCTGAAGCGCTCGTGAAGCACTTCAAGGACCGGACCCTCGACATCCTCGACCACCAGCCGGGGCGGCTGCGCGAAGTCCCCGGCATCGGTCCCACTCGGGCGCGTGCCCTGCAGGACGCCTGGGCTCGACACCAGGGCATCCACCGCGTGATGGTGTTCCTCCATGAGCACGGTGTCGGCAGCACTCTCGCCAGTCGCCTCTGGGCTCGCTACGGAGACCAGTCGGTCGAGGTACTCGAGCGCCATCCCTACCAACTGGCCCGCGAGATCCGGGGGATCGGCTTCCTCACTGCCGACCGCATCGCCCGGTCTGTGGGCATCTCTGAGGAGGATCCGGCGCGCGTCGAGGCCGGGTTGCTGCACTCCCTTGCCTCAGCTAACGACTACGGGCACCTGTACCTGCCCAGGCCGACGCTCTTGCAGCATGCCCAGAAGCTCCTCGACCTTCCCGACCAGGTGGTGGAGATCGGTCTCGAGCGCTTGGTGAAGTCGGAAGAGGCGGTCCTCGAGTCCTATGGTGAGGAGCAGGCCGTCTGGCTGCCGCGGTTCCTGAATGCTGAGGAAGAGGTGGCCGGTCGACTGCGTGCCCTCACCGAGATCACGCCCGCGGGCACGCCGACCAGGGAGCAGCTTGGCTCGTGGCTGGGACGTCGCGAGCTGATGGGGGAGACGGAGCTGTCGGAGGAGCAGGCTGAGGCCGTGCTTGGTGCGCTCGGAACCGGGGTCTGCGTGATCACCGGCGGGCCGGGGACAGGCAAGACCACCGTGACGCGGGCTCTTGTCGATGCCTGCCAATCGCTCGGCCGGTCTGTCGCGCTGGCCAGTCCCACCGGTCGTGCTGCGAAACGGTTGGAGCAGCTTGCCGGGCACCCGGCGAGCACCATCCATCGCCTCCTCGCCTACGACCCCTACAAGCACGGTTTCAAGCATGGCCCCTCGGAGCCCTTGCGGGCTGCGGTGGTGATCATCGACGAGGCCAGTATGCTGGATGTGATGCTGGCAAAGGACGTCCTGCGAGCCTTGCGACCCGGCGCGCAGTTGGTGCTGATTGGCGACGCCGACCAGCTTCCCAGCGTTGGCCCCGGGAACGTCATGCGGGACCTCGTCGGTTCGCAGGCCGTGCCGGTGTACCGCCTGACCCGCATCTACCGCCAGGCCGAGGGCAGCACGATCATCCGCAGTGCCCACCTGCTCAACGAGGGCGAGTCGCCTCGCTTCCCCACCCGCGAGGAGTGGGTGCGGAATCGCAGTGACTGCGTGCTCCTGGAAGAGGAAGACGTCGAGGCGGCGGCCGAACGCGTCCTGCGCACGGTCACCGACAGCTTGCCCAGACTCGGCTTCAAGCCGCACGAGATCCAGGTGATCGCGCCGCTGCACCGTGGGCCGGTCGGCGTGTCCGCGCTCAATCTGCGCCTGCAGGAAGCCCTGAATCCGCCGGGCAGAGGCAAGCCCGAGGTCCGCCGGGGAGACTACACCTTCCGCCAGGCCGACCGCGTCCTGCAGACCGTGAACAACTACGACAAGGGCGTCTACAACGGCGACATCGGCGTGATAGTGAGTATCCGGCCGGCCGACCGACGCCTCACCGTGGAGTATGACCTGGGACCCGTCGAGTACGACTTCGGCGAGCTTGATGAGCTGGACCCCGCCTACGCGCTCACCGTCCACAAGTCGCAGGGGAGTGAGTACCCGGCGGTGGTGATGGTCATCCACAGCACCCACTACATCATGCTGCAGCGCAACCTGCTGTACACCGCTCTGACCCGGGCGCAGCGAATGGCCTGCATCGTCGGCAATCAGCGGGGCGTCTGGCGGGCCATCAGCAACGTCTCCGAGCGCGAGCGATTCACCCGGCTTGCGCCACGACTCCGCGGCGAACTGCCCTCTCTGCAAGACTCCCCCGCGTAG
- a CDS encoding xylan 1,4-beta-xylosidase, whose amino-acid sequence MLSLLSTLLLAGALSVRPACAQDAVTVTVDRAVTEATSKLRLGITHTQKSLEWGAPEAVARARGLLRGVVAYQNQHIMGWGGGNPEPSPGVYDFASLDSRVQLMRSIGGPMVITLCGAPDWMKGGEPGKTDWSKLETAPLPEHYADFAELARRIALRYPDVQYFQVWNEMKGLWDRQANNWNYRGYTEMYNLVYDAIKAVRPEAKVGGLYMVIEGTGTLKDRSWATEAPVRARQWEVIDYWLQHKHGADFLCADRGIHSKHDPNTYTMAESMALTHWFEDIARQILAKTDLPLWWSEYYAPGDKGSQQLAAMYASVYLHMIRGGSSVALLWNPMEGEINHYLFTSTQTVEGAQPTPHYRVYEAINRCFGAGTALCKASSSSPEVEVLASPRHTMLINKSDRSVQVLLNGDALTLQPYEVRISQEL is encoded by the coding sequence ATGCTGAGCCTGCTGAGCACGCTGCTTCTCGCAGGAGCCCTGAGCGTGCGCCCTGCCTGTGCCCAGGACGCTGTGACCGTCACCGTGGACCGTGCTGTCACCGAGGCCACCAGCAAGCTGCGCCTGGGAATCACCCACACTCAGAAGAGCCTGGAGTGGGGTGCGCCCGAGGCTGTTGCACGCGCCAGGGGTCTGCTGCGGGGTGTCGTCGCCTATCAGAACCAGCACATCATGGGCTGGGGTGGCGGCAACCCGGAACCAAGCCCCGGCGTCTACGATTTCGCCAGCCTGGACTCCCGCGTGCAGTTGATGCGCTCGATCGGCGGGCCGATGGTCATCACCCTCTGTGGAGCCCCGGACTGGATGAAGGGCGGCGAGCCGGGCAAGACCGACTGGTCGAAGCTGGAGACCGCACCGCTGCCGGAGCACTACGCCGACTTCGCCGAACTGGCCCGGCGGATCGCCCTCCGCTACCCCGACGTGCAGTACTTCCAGGTCTGGAATGAGATGAAGGGGCTGTGGGACCGGCAGGCCAACAACTGGAACTACCGCGGCTACACGGAGATGTACAACCTCGTCTACGATGCCATCAAGGCCGTGCGTCCCGAGGCGAAGGTCGGTGGGTTGTACATGGTGATCGAGGGCACCGGCACGCTCAAGGACAGGAGCTGGGCCACCGAGGCGCCGGTGCGAGCCCGACAGTGGGAGGTCATCGACTACTGGCTCCAGCACAAACACGGGGCCGACTTCCTCTGTGCAGACCGGGGCATCCACAGCAAGCACGACCCGAACACCTACACGATGGCGGAGTCGATGGCGCTCACTCACTGGTTTGAGGACATCGCCCGGCAGATCCTGGCGAAGACCGACCTGCCGCTGTGGTGGTCGGAGTACTACGCGCCGGGTGATAAGGGCTCACAGCAACTGGCGGCGATGTACGCCTCGGTGTACCTGCACATGATCCGCGGCGGCTCCTCGGTGGCTCTGCTATGGAATCCGATGGAGGGCGAGATCAACCACTACCTCTTCACCAGTACCCAGACCGTCGAGGGTGCGCAGCCCACTCCGCACTACCGCGTCTACGAGGCCATCAACCGCTGTTTCGGCGCCGGGACCGCCCTGTGCAAGGCGAGCAGCTCCTCGCCGGAGGTGGAGGTCCTCGCCTCGCCACGACACACGATGCTGATCAACAAGAGTGATCGGTCGGTGCAGGTGCTGCTGAACGGTGACGCGCTGACGCTGCAGCCCTACGAGGTGCGGATCTCCCAGGAGCTCTGA
- a CDS encoding VIT domain-containing protein codes for MRLYPTLAVAVLTLLVLSLSAQAQLLVPRTEVGKPDQPPLQVKYQHVRVEIDNQVAVTSIEQVFVNSTKQNLEATYFFPLSEQASIFDFAYYVKGERIAGEIREKQEARRTYDMIVSRMKDPAILEQVGRNLFRAQIFPVSPDEPMKVELRYAEILPYDKGRVRYTYPLAMKGKTSELGDLTISVDLKDQKNITRLYSETYDVDIVKKGTHSANASFETTKLTPTKDFNLVYEVESEEFAVNFVAYRPDNAKPGYFMLMMCPQEKTREGDIVKKDVIFVFDRSGSMKGEKMDQAKAAMKYCVENLSPQDRFNIVTFSSDTTSFKDQLAAASKDGKRDALAYIDGLEARGGTAINDSLVSALKMFEGSTAQKTIVFCTDGLPTVGETEVGKIIQSIKDANKRDAHLFCFGVGDDVDDYLLLKLATDNRGAEQHVKTDENIEAKVSEFYDKVSTPLLTDLKLNFGEVSTEMVHPRDLPDVFKGSQLVVAGRYREPGVADLKLTGDLNGVEKVYRYKANFPQKASDTAFVGRVWARKRVDYLVDLMRLQGENSEVKDEIIALSKEWTIQTPYTSFLAVPKEVKEEMRVATTPAPTATPESLSALSATGMPGAGGPGMAGGMASAAGTGGMPGMPGAPTLGREAARTPYAGGGRVSLGTPVETGGYGTDGSMMGVPGPAGPAGPAGPVGAKGDLGTAVTAMPAPAMPSAAPADEARALITRLNSEFATEMSLAEGGAPAAAGKPAETLPFDHWAYDAARKLTADGMIVGYPDGAFRGDRAMTRYEFGQALARLQAMNAAPTISRYDAAISLAGAAETLGIKLNRDAACPFGDVPADHPARKAIAGLCAAGLLPTTGNFDGTKPLLRRDFAQWAAQLLAATGLDLRGRSALQVMEDEKILVGTAAGALQPDEPMKPADFNLALSRILRR; via the coding sequence ATGAGGTTGTACCCCACTCTTGCCGTCGCAGTCCTCACCTTGCTGGTCCTGTCCTTGTCCGCTCAGGCGCAGCTGCTCGTGCCGCGAACCGAAGTCGGCAAGCCCGATCAGCCGCCCCTGCAGGTCAAGTACCAGCATGTCCGGGTGGAGATCGATAACCAGGTCGCAGTGACCTCCATCGAGCAGGTCTTCGTCAACTCCACCAAGCAGAACCTCGAAGCCACCTACTTCTTCCCACTCTCCGAGCAGGCGAGCATCTTCGACTTCGCCTACTACGTGAAGGGTGAGCGTATCGCCGGCGAGATCCGCGAGAAGCAGGAAGCCCGGCGAACCTACGATATGATCGTGTCGCGGATGAAGGACCCGGCGATCCTCGAGCAGGTCGGCCGCAACCTCTTCCGCGCGCAGATCTTCCCGGTCAGCCCTGATGAGCCCATGAAGGTGGAACTGCGCTACGCCGAGATCCTGCCCTATGACAAGGGTCGGGTGCGCTACACCTACCCGCTGGCGATGAAGGGCAAGACGAGCGAACTGGGCGACCTGACCATCTCGGTCGACCTCAAGGACCAAAAGAACATCACCCGGCTGTACTCCGAGACCTACGACGTCGACATCGTCAAGAAGGGCACTCACTCCGCCAATGCCTCCTTCGAGACGACCAAGCTCACGCCGACCAAGGACTTCAACCTGGTCTATGAGGTGGAGAGTGAGGAGTTCGCGGTCAACTTCGTCGCCTACCGGCCGGACAACGCCAAGCCGGGCTACTTCATGCTGATGATGTGCCCGCAGGAGAAGACGCGCGAAGGGGACATCGTGAAGAAGGATGTCATCTTCGTCTTCGACCGCTCGGGCAGCATGAAGGGCGAGAAGATGGACCAGGCCAAGGCGGCGATGAAGTACTGCGTCGAGAACCTGTCGCCCCAGGACAGGTTCAACATCGTCACCTTCTCCAGCGACACGACCTCCTTCAAGGACCAGCTCGCCGCTGCAAGCAAGGACGGGAAGCGTGACGCCCTCGCCTACATCGACGGGCTTGAAGCACGCGGCGGCACGGCGATCAACGACTCCCTGGTGTCGGCGCTGAAGATGTTCGAGGGCAGCACTGCGCAGAAGACGATCGTGTTCTGCACGGATGGCCTGCCCACCGTCGGCGAGACCGAGGTCGGCAAGATCATCCAAAGCATCAAGGACGCCAACAAGCGCGATGCCCACCTCTTCTGCTTTGGCGTCGGCGACGATGTGGATGACTACCTGCTGCTGAAGCTCGCCACGGATAACCGGGGCGCCGAGCAGCACGTGAAGACCGACGAGAACATCGAGGCCAAAGTTAGCGAGTTCTACGACAAGGTGAGCACCCCGCTGCTGACCGACCTCAAGCTGAACTTCGGTGAGGTCAGCACTGAGATGGTGCATCCCCGTGACCTGCCCGACGTCTTCAAGGGCTCGCAGCTTGTGGTGGCAGGTCGTTACCGCGAACCGGGCGTCGCCGACCTGAAGCTGACCGGCGACCTCAACGGCGTCGAGAAGGTCTACCGCTACAAGGCCAACTTCCCGCAGAAGGCTTCGGACACTGCCTTCGTCGGTCGCGTCTGGGCCCGCAAGCGGGTCGACTACCTCGTCGACCTGATGCGGCTGCAGGGCGAGAACAGCGAGGTTAAGGACGAGATCATCGCCCTCTCCAAGGAGTGGACGATCCAGACTCCCTACACCTCCTTCCTGGCGGTTCCGAAGGAAGTCAAGGAGGAGATGCGCGTAGCGACGACGCCAGCTCCCACGGCCACGCCTGAGTCGCTGTCGGCGTTGTCCGCGACGGGCATGCCCGGCGCAGGTGGTCCTGGAATGGCAGGTGGCATGGCGTCGGCAGCCGGCACAGGCGGTATGCCGGGCATGCCGGGCGCACCGACTCTTGGGCGAGAGGCGGCTCGTACACCCTATGCGGGCGGCGGCCGGGTGAGTCTGGGGACTCCGGTTGAGACAGGCGGTTACGGCACCGATGGTTCGATGATGGGCGTGCCCGGTCCAGCCGGGCCGGCGGGTCCGGCAGGCCCGGTTGGAGCCAAGGGTGACCTTGGGACCGCAGTGACTGCGATGCCGGCGCCCGCGATGCCATCGGCGGCTCCCGCAGACGAAGCCCGTGCCCTGATCACTCGGCTCAACAGCGAGTTCGCCACCGAGATGTCGCTTGCTGAGGGCGGCGCACCTGCGGCGGCCGGGAAACCTGCGGAGACCTTGCCCTTCGATCACTGGGCCTATGACGCCGCCCGGAAGCTCACGGCAGACGGGATGATCGTCGGCTACCCAGACGGAGCCTTCCGCGGCGATCGTGCGATGACCCGCTATGAGTTCGGACAGGCGCTGGCGCGACTGCAGGCCATGAACGCAGCCCCGACGATCTCGCGCTACGATGCGGCGATCTCCCTGGCCGGAGCTGCGGAGACTCTCGGCATCAAGCTGAACCGTGACGCGGCTTGCCCCTTCGGCGATGTGCCGGCTGACCATCCGGCCCGGAAGGCGATTGCCGGCCTGTGTGCCGCCGGGCTCCTCCCGACGACCGGCAACTTCGACGGCACCAAGCCGTTGCTGCGACGTGACTTCGCCCAGTGGGCCGCGCAGCTCCTGGCAGCCACCGGTCTCGACCTGCGCGGTCGCAGTGCGCTGCAGGTCATGGAGGACGAGAAGATCCTCGTGGGGACTGCCGCCGGAGCGCTGCAGCCCGATGAGCCCATGAAGCCCGCCGACTTCAACCTGGCGCTCTCTCGAATTCTGCGCCGCTAA
- a CDS encoding MFS transporter, translating into MSFFTDIHSETILALLPQFMANVLGLRKETIGLIEGLADATASVLKILSGWFSDRLGKRKPVVLAGYVISTALKPLLCLATTALHVLGVRIGDRVGKGIRSSARDALVAESVSPEQRGKAFGFHRAMDTAGAAVGTTLAILLLRAFGGDYRRVFLFATAAGVVAVVTILIGVHDIPREVREANNRKPRRELPGSFPLFLVAHTLFSAGNFTYAFFLLRAQDVGVPAALVPALYLWHNIVYALAAFPAGALQDRLGARKAQATAYLLQVVVCLGMATLATPYLMILWFAVYGLQLGATGACSRTTAAGLMRPDRRGTDMGLLNACEGVGLLIASAVGGVLWDWHGQGADPFYWGAVMALLGTLVVLVALKGDKPKTQEAPAA; encoded by the coding sequence GTGAGCTTCTTCACCGACATCCACAGCGAGACGATCCTCGCGCTCCTGCCGCAGTTCATGGCCAACGTGCTGGGGCTGCGCAAGGAGACCATTGGCCTCATCGAGGGCCTGGCAGACGCGACGGCCAGCGTGCTCAAGATCCTGTCGGGCTGGTTCTCCGACCGCCTCGGGAAGCGCAAGCCGGTGGTTCTCGCCGGCTACGTGATCTCGACCGCTCTCAAGCCACTGCTGTGCCTGGCCACCACTGCGCTGCATGTTCTCGGAGTCAGAATCGGTGACCGTGTGGGCAAGGGCATCCGCTCCTCGGCCCGGGATGCACTGGTCGCCGAGTCGGTCTCTCCCGAGCAGCGCGGGAAGGCCTTCGGGTTCCATCGCGCCATGGACACCGCCGGGGCAGCGGTCGGGACGACTCTGGCCATCCTCTTGCTCCGTGCCTTCGGCGGCGACTACCGGCGGGTCTTCCTGTTCGCGACGGCCGCAGGGGTGGTGGCGGTCGTCACGATCCTCATCGGCGTGCACGACATCCCGCGAGAGGTCCGCGAGGCCAACAACCGCAAGCCGCGCCGCGAGCTTCCCGGTAGCTTCCCACTGTTCCTGGTGGCACATACCCTTTTCTCGGCCGGGAACTTCACCTACGCCTTCTTCCTGCTGCGGGCACAGGACGTCGGTGTACCCGCGGCACTGGTGCCCGCGCTGTATCTGTGGCACAATATCGTGTATGCTTTGGCAGCCTTCCCGGCCGGGGCTCTGCAGGACCGTCTTGGGGCACGCAAGGCCCAGGCAACGGCTTACCTGCTGCAGGTAGTCGTCTGCCTGGGAATGGCGACCCTGGCAACTCCCTATCTGATGATCCTGTGGTTCGCGGTCTACGGGCTGCAGCTTGGTGCGACCGGCGCCTGCTCGCGGACCACGGCAGCGGGTCTGATGCGCCCCGACCGTCGCGGAACCGACATGGGACTGCTCAATGCCTGCGAGGGCGTGGGGCTGCTCATCGCCAGCGCCGTCGGTGGTGTGCTCTGGGACTGGCATGGCCAGGGCGCCGACCCCTTCTACTGGGGCGCTGTCATGGCGCTTCTTGGCACCCTGGTGGTCCTTGTCGCGCTCAAGGGTGACAAGCCCAAGACACAGGAAGCACCAGCCGCCTGA
- a CDS encoding 3D domain-containing protein: MHHPCRHILILGVLWASVCLASADVLGPAAAPAAVATPAVDTKDPARPAPTLRVPDRYATHPLLSVARKMMAGEFGDQPPWRLSLLLKGLDEEPRTARLTAYSSRCPDGGGTGTRWGTRVRPGICAADPSYWGPGSVIWVCDPVAQILIVEDTGSAVKGQDRFDICFGDDAEACERFGVQQLSYIPLRVAPPQRSWGTCPAGWEPPAPPVSSLLDRLALAGVFPPEG, from the coding sequence ATGCACCACCCTTGTCGTCATATCCTGATTCTTGGTGTGCTTTGGGCCTCTGTCTGCCTTGCTTCCGCCGACGTTCTTGGCCCCGCTGCTGCACCTGCCGCCGTCGCTACCCCTGCAGTCGACACCAAGGACCCCGCCAGGCCGGCTCCGACCCTTCGTGTCCCCGACCGCTACGCGACCCACCCGCTGCTGTCTGTGGCCCGCAAGATGATGGCCGGGGAGTTCGGCGACCAGCCACCGTGGCGGCTGTCCCTGCTCCTCAAGGGCCTCGACGAGGAGCCCCGCACCGCCCGTCTCACCGCCTACTCCTCGCGCTGTCCGGATGGCGGCGGGACAGGCACTCGTTGGGGAACCCGTGTTCGGCCCGGCATCTGCGCGGCCGATCCCAGTTACTGGGGCCCCGGCAGCGTCATCTGGGTCTGCGACCCCGTGGCGCAGATCCTGATCGTCGAGGACACCGGCAGCGCGGTCAAGGGCCAGGACCGCTTCGACATCTGCTTCGGCGACGATGCAGAGGCCTGCGAGCGCTTTGGCGTCCAACAGCTTTCGTACATCCCACTTCGTGTGGCGCCACCGCAACGAAGCTGGGGAACCTGCCCGGCCGGATGGGAGCCACCTGCTCCGCCCGTGAGCTCCTTGCTTGACCGTCTGGCTCTGGCCGGCGTGTTCCCGCCGGAAGGCTAA